TTTTTCATCGGGCACTAGGTTTGGGTTTGGTAACTAATAATTTGTTTAGATTTTCGTTTAAAAAGTTGCGGAATTCTATGGCATCTTCAAAGGTATAGTCCGCTCCGATTTCTTTAGCAAAGGCATCGGTTATGGGTGCTCCTCCGACGATAATTTTCAGTCCTTGACGTAATCCTTGAACTTCCAGTTCATCAATCACGTCTTTCATTACAGACATGGTTGTGGTCAGCAAGGCTGAGATCATTAAAATATTGGGCTTTTCCTTGCGTACTGCACTGGCAAATTTCTTTGGAGAGACATTAACCCCTAAATCAATAACTTTTGCACCCGTCGCCATAGCCATAGTTTTGACTATGCTCAAGCCAATATCGTGCAAATCTCCGGCAACCGTTCCCAAAATAATTTTACCCAGTCCTTTTTTGGTTGGAACTGATAGGATAGGCTCGATAACCGATAACCCAGCATGCATTGATTGAGTAGCCATCAAAACTTCGGGAACATTAACTTTTTCTGTTCGGTATTTTTCGGCAATAATATTCATACCTCTAATGAGTCCTTTTTCAAGGATACTAGCAGCAGAATATCCTTGCGCTAAAGCTTGCTTTGTTAATTCTATGGTATCTTCAGATTCTCCTTCTGAAATTGAATGAATAATATCGTCAAAGATCAATTGAATCGCCCCTAAAATAAGCTGTTTTTATAGACTAAAGGAGTTACACCAATATATTTCCTAAATACTTCAGCAAAATAACTTTGGCTTTTGAAGCCTATTGCTTTTGATACTTGTTCAACGCTGAACTCAGGTTTTTTCATAAGTTCAACAGCCTTTTCAACACGAACTCTAGTTAAGTAATCATTAAAGGTACAGTCTAATTCTAAGCGGAATAAACGGGATAAATGGGACGGGCTTATAAACAGATGATCCGCAGTTGCTTTAAGAGTAAGGGGTTTATGATAGTTTTCCATAATAAACTTACGGGCATTATTAACTAAGCTAAGATGCTTCTTGTCAGCCAGTTTAAAAATCCCGTTAAGGAACTCTTCGATGATTTTATGCACTTTGAAAAAAAACTCTTCTATTCGTTCAATGCTGTTAATTTCATTATTAAAATCCTGAAGTTTAAGCATCACTTGTTCAGCATCAGCCCCGCCTTCCACAGCTGCTCTTGAAGATAAGGAAGCTAATTCAAGAATGCGTATTTTAATTGTTGCTTTATCACCTGCTGTTTTCGTTAATAGATCTGTTAACAAATTCTTTAAGGTACTCTCTGCCCGTGTTTTGTCGCCTAGTCGTATATAACTGAGAAAACGTCTTTCGTTTTTTAGATAAGTTCCGTAGTCTGTGAATTCGGTTATATTTTTCTTTTTCCGGTTTTCGAGATCTGCTTTAATTTGCAGACGCTGCAAATGGTAGGCATGTTCTTCTTCCAGAGTATGAAGATTTCGTTTAACTAAATGGTTTACCACTACAAAAAGCATATCTGCTGCAGCTTGGGATTGTTCAGGAGAAGACATAGAAACACTGGAAACTTTTTCTTTTAAGGTTTGGAAATCCAAATTGGAGTTGATCTTTTTTAGTTGCTTCAGAAAGAATTCATCAGGTTTCCATAATAAAACTTGTCCACAAATAATACTTCCCAAAAATACATTGTCCACAATAATTGGAACGGCCCAAATGACGATTCCTGCATGGCAGCGGAAAAAGTAAGGCTCGTTCCATTTTGCCGCCTCTATAGTTGCCTCTCTATAAGAATTCAAACACCTCTTTTCCCCCTTGCTGTTACTGCGGATATACTGGCAAAAGTCGCTTCGGTACTTATTGCCCAATATAGCAAGGGTTTCTCCCTTTCGATTAACGGCTTCAATGTGTAACCCGGTTGCTTTGGAAAAGCTACCGAGTATTTCTTCTAAATATTTGGGATCAAGAAAGTTTTCAATATTTTTTTTAGTCATGGCAATCTCCCGAATTCTTTGTTTAATACTCAAGGAAAGGGAAACTACTTATCTATAAAGCTGTTAGTTAAGATATTTATATATTTCGACGTTTACAAGCGAATTCCTTTAGATTTTGTGCTAATCTTGAGTGCTTAAGGTGCTTTAGTAGTTTGTTTAGGCCTGCTGATTTCGATTAATTTTACAATTCCCCAAGCTAAAATGGCATAAACAATCATCGCTATGATTGTCGTTGGCTCTAATATAGACTGAGCCTCTATGCCTTTTGTAACGGCAGATCTAAAGATACCTGTGAAAGGGGACAAAAATGCTTGGGATACTGAATAAATAAATGAGACAAAGGGACTTTGAGGATTAGCACCGAGTAGTTTAAAGACTAAACGAAAGGCTAATAAAACCTCAAGAACCCCTAAGATATAGTAAACAATACTTCTGGCGTTGACCGTTTGCTCATTGCTTTTGGCTTTTATCTCATTGATTTCGCTCATTAATGCATCCTCCTTATGTTTATTGCCGTTAGCTTTCCATATTTCATAATGATCTATTACATATTTACCTGTTTTGGTGAGCAAACTTTCGGTAGTAATCAATAAAGGAGGGTAGCTAATGTCCGAAACCATACTAGAAAAGACTGAAGGCAGAGTAAGTTACCATGATTCTGTTGAAGAAATGTTAGGCAGAATCCGAGAAGATGGTATGTCCAATTCTTTTGATCGTTGGGCGGAACAGGAGAAGATTCGCTGCAAATTCTGTTTGCAAGGCTTGACTTGCCAGCAATGTGCTCAAGGCCCATGCCGAATAAGTGAGAAGGGTGGTCAGGACAAAGGAGTTTGTGGAATAGGCCCTGATGCTATGGCTATGAGAAAATTGCTTTTGCAAAACATAATGGGGGCCGGGACTTACAGCCACCACGCTTATGAAGCCTTCAGGACACTAAAGGCGACGGGAGAAGGCAAGACACCCTTTGCAATTACAGATGTTAATAAACTTAAGTGGATGTGCGAAAAGCTTGGACTCAATACGAATCAGGATACTAACCAGATGGCCATACAATTAGCAGATTTGCTCAATGCCCAAATGAATATCGGAGTCGAAGAACCAAACCTCATGGTTGAGGCCTTTGCGCCGAAGAAACGCAAACAGGTTTGGAAAGACCTACATATTTATCCTGCAGGTACGGTTCATGAAGAGCAAAATGCTGTGGCCAGTTGTCTGACCAATGTGGATGGGGATTATGTTTCCTTAGCACTTAAAGCCTTGCGTTTAGGGTTAGCGACTATCTATAATGCTCAAATTGGACTGGAAATGACTCAAGATATTTTGTACGGTACGCCGAAACCCCACGAAGTCAATGTGGATTTAGGAATAATGGACCCAAATTACGTTAATATTGTGTTTAATGGACACCAGCCCTGGCCCGGTGTCGCAACCATCCAGAAAGCTAAGATGGCAGAAGTTCAAGAACGTGCCAAAGCGGCGGGAGCTAAGGGACTAAGAATTGTCGGTTCTATAGAAACCGGTCAAGAATTAATTCAGAGGTTTCCTATGGATGATGTGTTTATTGGGATGATGGGAAATTGGCTGACCATCGAGCCCTTATTAGCCACTGGGGCCGTGGATGTCCTGGCTATGGATGAAAACTGTTCCCCACCTGCTATAGATATGTATGCCGAGCAATACCAAATTACCCTTGTGGCTGTTAGCACCATTATCGGACTACCGGGTCTTCAGCATAAGATTGCCTATCATCCGGCAGAAGTCGATGCCATGGCAGATCGACTTATTGAGTTAGGTATTGAAAATTTTAAGAAGCGCAAAGGTAAAATTACGCCAAAGGTTCCGCAAATAAGGCAGAAGGCCATAGCCGGATTCTCCACGGAAGCGGTTTTAGAAGCACTTGGCAACAAACTTGATCCATTGGTTGAGGTTATCTCTGCTGGGAAAATCAAAGGAGTCGTCGCTTTAGTTAGCTGCTCGACCATTAGGAATGGGCCCCAAGATTGGAACACCATAAATCTTGCTAAAGAACTGATTAAAAGAGATATCTTGGTTGTGGCCGGCGGGTGTGGCAATCATGCCCTGGAGGTTGCAGGTCTCTGCAACAAAGAAGCTGTAAACATGGCAGGCAGCGGTCTCAAAGAAATCTGCGGAGCTTTGAATATTCCGCCCGTTTTGAGTTTTGGGACATGTACGGATACCGGAAGGATTTCCATGCTTGTCACGGCCTTGGCAGATCATCTGGATGTTGATGTGCCGCAATTGCCCATTGCAGTGACGGCTCCCGAATGGATGGAACAAAAAGCAACCATAGATGGGGTCTTTGCTTTAGCCTATGGGGCATATACTCACCTTTCCCCCACGCCCTTCGTTACCGGCGGTCCTCAGCTAGTCAAGTTATTAACTCAAGACTTGGAAGGCTTAACTGGGGGCAAGGTTGCTCTCGGCGATGATCCTGTTGAGGTGGCAAATAATATTGAGGCTCACATTATGGCTAAGAGACAGGGGTTAGGATTGAGTACTAACCAAGCAGCAAAGTAAATTTTGATTTTACAGTATTAAGAAGGCTATAAGCGTAATCGACATGAAGGGGCTGTGCGAACACTTAATTCTTAAAATTTAAAGTGGGTACAGGAAACAAGAAGCGTTCTTCTCTCACTATAAAAGTGGGATAAGAACGCCTTTCTTCAAAAATTATTTAGACGAAAGTGGAGCCGTGATAAAACTATCAAAAAGTTTTTACACAGCCCCTTCCATGATACATGAAAGCAAAGTAGAGAGGAATGATTCCAGCGTTTTTAATTAACTCCTTAGTATTTTTCTGTATAAGGCGTTTGTTTGCTCAGTTGGGGTCGATTCAAAATCTTGAGCTAGGATCGAAGCAAGTTCATGGTAGAGGGATAAAGCCTGCTGTTTGTGTCCTCTTTGCCATAACAGATCCATAGTTGTCCTTGCGGTTGCTTCATCGGTGGGTTCCAGAGCAAGGTATTGACGGCAGGCCTGGATGGCGGGGGTGAATTTACCTTGCCGACGGTAGGTTTCAACCTGTTTTGCCAGAACTTGAAGATAGAGATTACGAAGTTGGGTACGCATATCAACCGCCCAATCATCATAAATGTTATCGGGCAGTAAATCTCCTTGATATAGTTCAGCAGTATGCTCCAGATTGGCTAATATAATCGGGTTATCTATGTCTCTGTCTTCAAGGGCGTTTTGAGCCATTGCGGTAAAGCGTTCATAATCAGTATAAATTGTTATCTCTGGGTTTAGATAGACCATCCCTCGTTTAAGGATCACACTTTCGTTAGCCGCTGTTATTAATTCCAGGGCTTTGCGTACATGGGTTAAAGCCATTCTAAGACTGGCATCTCCAGACTTTGGATCAGACTCTGGCCATAATGCTTCAATAATGGTTTCTTTCAGTTGTTGCGGCTGATTAAGGATCAGAAATTTGAATAAATTCTCCGATTTTTTAGTTTTCCATTGGATTGAGGGAATTTCAACTCCGTTTACGAAAAGGGAAAATTTGCCCAGAAAGTTTACATGAATAATGGGTAGGCCTGTTTCGCGTACGGAATCTTGGATGAGCTGAGTGATATGGGTGCGAACAGTATTGTCTGAGGATCCTAACAAAGTGTTTGCTTCTCTAATGAGGCGTTCAGGAAACCAGCGCAGGAGGAGATGCGCAGCCCATTCAGAGTGAATTTTTTTAAATAGTGCTCGTTGGCACAAGCTATACATGGTTTCCCCATCCCAATCCCAAAAAAATTCCCATTTTTCAATTTCGGCTGTTCTCAGGGCTTTACGGAGAATTCTGTCAGCCGTACTATCATCTCCTTGCAAGACAGCAATCCGAGCTAGGAAGAATCGGGTGCCAGCCAAAACTTGACGAGTGCCCTTATATTTACATCTTAAGCTAACCTCAGTAAATTGCCGTTTAGCCAGCTCCAGTTGACCTGCTTCCATAGCGATGATGCCCGCCACAGACAGGGCGTAATCGTCTAAGCCCTGTCCACCAGGAAGAACTTTGAGTTTTTCTAATAAATTCTGGGTCTCAAGAATTAAATCTTTAGCACTTTCTCCCGCTTTGATGCGCAGTAAAATTAGGTCAAGGTCTGTGAGATAGGCATAAAATAAGTTATTTGCCCTCATAAAGGCGCTATGGGAAAGCTCGATTTCTAGCAGTGCTTCATCTAAGCGAGCTTCCCACATATGCAAAAGGGCCAGACGACGGTAGGCTATTCCCAATTGATGAGGTACATTGTATTTTTGCCCCAGGCGTAGTAATTCTGTGCATATTTGCACTAATTTTTGAAGCTCACCGGTAAGCACACAGAGTACTGCATAAATAGTATAAGTGGTACCGGTCCAACGTTCGTTCTCTTGTACATAGGGATCGGTGAGAAGTTTCTCTACCAATTCGCTGGCCGAATTTAGATTGCCAAGTCTGTAATGGATCATAGTAGTAAACATCATGTGAGCCATACGTGATTCTGAATCAAGTTCGGCTTTGCTGGCCAGCCAGCTTAACCAGACGCCTTGACTTAAATTATCCTCAAAGGCTGCTTTGCTCAAGGCTGCAACCAGTACTGTTCCTCGGGACCAAGAGCTTTTTAAAAGAGAGCCGGCTATCGGAAGGCGTTTAGCGGTTTCCCGAATCTTTGTGACATTGTTGGCGAAGGTATAAACGGCGACCATAGCCAATAGGGATCGAAGCTGACATTTAATATCTCCGTTTATTCCTGCGGTATCTGCCGCCTGAGACAGAGTTTCCAGCGCCTTCAGTGAGTTGATATGGAGAATACTCATTCCCTGAAAATAAAGCAGCCAACTGTCTTGGAGCACAAGTTCATACGGTAAATGAGCAATCCATGAGCCTAAGGCATCGAGATGACCGTTCTGCAGGAAATAATGGTCACCATGAACATGAATGAGACGTATGGCAGAAGTCCAGTCTGCGCAGGCAGTTATTTGTTCGAGAGCCCTGTCGATATCTCCATTGTTTTCAAGAAAGGTCGCCGCTCGTTGTCTAACTCCTATGACATAATCAGCTGAACGTAAATGAAGCACTTTTTTCTCTAGAAATTCCGCCATAAGATGGTGTAATCGCCAAGCTTTTCTGGTCTTAGTCTCGCTCATCATGCTCAAGATTCCCAGGGAATGAAGCTGTTTGATTTTTGAGTGACTGTCTTTGCATTTTATTGAAGCATCGCACAAATTAGGTTCCAGATAAGGCAACAGTGAAGAACTAATGAGGAAGCTCTGTAATTCTGGCGGAAGGGTATCGAGCAACTCGTTACTTAAGTAATTGTACAGTTCAGAGTGAGTTTGATTAAGTGCAAATAATGTTGTGTTTAAGTTAATCTCAGTTCGTTTAAGGTGGATTCCCATTAAACGAAGGCCAACTGCCCATCCTTCAGTTAAGGTATGAACCTCATCAAGATCCTCTTGTTTCAAATTTAAACCTAAGAGTGATAAAAGTCCTCGTGTTTCGTCCAACGAAAATAATAGATTATTACTTGTGATTTCTAACAACTCACCACTGAGTTGTTCCCGGTATAAATTCAAAGGTAAACCGTTTCGGCTGATGAAAACCAGATGTGCCTCGCTAGGAAGCCACCGGACAAGGTATTCCAAAATGTTTTGGATTGTGGGGTTTTTGTCGATAAGGTGAAGATCGTCCAAGACAAGAACCATTGGATGACCCTGTGGAATTTCGGTGAGAAAGGCGGACAAAGCTATCAACCAGTCTTGCCCTACATCTTCCAAACTGTGTAACGTACGTAGAGTATCGTGTACAAATTCAGGAAATATATGTTTAACAGCATTAACCAGGTGAAAAAGAAAGGCTGAGGGTTCACTATCGTGATGGTCAAGATTAAGCCAGGCTGTTGGAGGCCAACCAGGCTCTGATAGCAGGGAGGAAATCCAAACGCTTTTACCATAGCCTGCTGGAGCAACAACGGTCGTGACACGGTAGGAGAGAATGGAAAATCCGAGGTTTAGCAGTCGCAGCCGCTTAAAGTGATTCTTGATTCGTGGGGGAACAATTTGGGTAGGGATTAGGGAAATACGAGTCATGGGATACATCAACCCTCCTCAATCAGCTTTCCGGAAAATATCCCATTTCATTATTATATGGTGGTACTTATGTCGGCAATTTATATTCATTTAATAGATTTCCATATTGTTGTTCAATTTCCTTTTACATCAAAAAATTTTGCGGAAATTTTGCAATATTAATTGTACAATTAATATGTTGGCCTAAATAGCATTACTCTTACATGAAATGAGATTAAAAATGACTTGGGGTTTTCTTTGCAGTAGGAGGTAAAGATGGAAGAGATATTTAAAAACTTTCTTGATCAAATTCCTTCAGAAATTATTGCTAAAACTGAGACTCATTCTTACATGAATATGATCATTTG
This Desulfosporosinus orientis DSM 765 DNA region includes the following protein-coding sequences:
- a CDS encoding cobalamin B12-binding domain-containing protein, whose translation is MIFDDIIHSISEGESEDTIELTKQALAQGYSAASILEKGLIRGMNIIAEKYRTEKVNVPEVLMATQSMHAGLSVIEPILSVPTKKGLGKIILGTVAGDLHDIGLSIVKTMAMATGAKVIDLGVNVSPKKFASAVRKEKPNILMISALLTTTMSVMKDVIDELEVQGLRQGLKIIVGGAPITDAFAKEIGADYTFEDAIEFRNFLNENLNKLLVTKPKPSAR
- a CDS encoding PocR ligand-binding domain-containing protein is translated as MTKKNIENFLDPKYLEEILGSFSKATGLHIEAVNRKGETLAILGNKYRSDFCQYIRSNSKGEKRCLNSYREATIEAAKWNEPYFFRCHAGIVIWAVPIIVDNVFLGSIICGQVLLWKPDEFFLKQLKKINSNLDFQTLKEKVSSVSMSSPEQSQAAADMLFVVVNHLVKRNLHTLEEEHAYHLQRLQIKADLENRKKKNITEFTDYGTYLKNERRFLSYIRLGDKTRAESTLKNLLTDLLTKTAGDKATIKIRILELASLSSRAAVEGGADAEQVMLKLQDFNNEINSIERIEEFFFKVHKIIEEFLNGIFKLADKKHLSLVNNARKFIMENYHKPLTLKATADHLFISPSHLSRLFRLELDCTFNDYLTRVRVEKAVELMKKPEFSVEQVSKAIGFKSQSYFAEVFRKYIGVTPLVYKNSLF
- a CDS encoding YggT family protein, whose amino-acid sequence is MSEINEIKAKSNEQTVNARSIVYYILGVLEVLLAFRLVFKLLGANPQSPFVSFIYSVSQAFLSPFTGIFRSAVTKGIEAQSILEPTTIIAMIVYAILAWGIVKLIEISRPKQTTKAP
- the cooS gene encoding anaerobic carbon-monoxide dehydrogenase catalytic subunit; translated protein: MSETILEKTEGRVSYHDSVEEMLGRIREDGMSNSFDRWAEQEKIRCKFCLQGLTCQQCAQGPCRISEKGGQDKGVCGIGPDAMAMRKLLLQNIMGAGTYSHHAYEAFRTLKATGEGKTPFAITDVNKLKWMCEKLGLNTNQDTNQMAIQLADLLNAQMNIGVEEPNLMVEAFAPKKRKQVWKDLHIYPAGTVHEEQNAVASCLTNVDGDYVSLALKALRLGLATIYNAQIGLEMTQDILYGTPKPHEVNVDLGIMDPNYVNIVFNGHQPWPGVATIQKAKMAEVQERAKAAGAKGLRIVGSIETGQELIQRFPMDDVFIGMMGNWLTIEPLLATGAVDVLAMDENCSPPAIDMYAEQYQITLVAVSTIIGLPGLQHKIAYHPAEVDAMADRLIELGIENFKKRKGKITPKVPQIRQKAIAGFSTEAVLEALGNKLDPLVEVISAGKIKGVVALVSCSTIRNGPQDWNTINLAKELIKRDILVVAGGCGNHALEVAGLCNKEAVNMAGSGLKEICGALNIPPVLSFGTCTDTGRISMLVTALADHLDVDVPQLPIAVTAPEWMEQKATIDGVFALAYGAYTHLSPTPFVTGGPQLVKLLTQDLEGLTGGKVALGDDPVEVANNIEAHIMAKRQGLGLSTNQAAK
- a CDS encoding BTAD domain-containing putative transcriptional regulator, whose protein sequence is MTRISLIPTQIVPPRIKNHFKRLRLLNLGFSILSYRVTTVVAPAGYGKSVWISSLLSEPGWPPTAWLNLDHHDSEPSAFLFHLVNAVKHIFPEFVHDTLRTLHSLEDVGQDWLIALSAFLTEIPQGHPMVLVLDDLHLIDKNPTIQNILEYLVRWLPSEAHLVFISRNGLPLNLYREQLSGELLEITSNNLLFSLDETRGLLSLLGLNLKQEDLDEVHTLTEGWAVGLRLMGIHLKRTEINLNTTLFALNQTHSELYNYLSNELLDTLPPELQSFLISSSLLPYLEPNLCDASIKCKDSHSKIKQLHSLGILSMMSETKTRKAWRLHHLMAEFLEKKVLHLRSADYVIGVRQRAATFLENNGDIDRALEQITACADWTSAIRLIHVHGDHYFLQNGHLDALGSWIAHLPYELVLQDSWLLYFQGMSILHINSLKALETLSQAADTAGINGDIKCQLRSLLAMVAVYTFANNVTKIRETAKRLPIAGSLLKSSWSRGTVLVAALSKAAFEDNLSQGVWLSWLASKAELDSESRMAHMMFTTMIHYRLGNLNSASELVEKLLTDPYVQENERWTGTTYTIYAVLCVLTGELQKLVQICTELLRLGQKYNVPHQLGIAYRRLALLHMWEARLDEALLEIELSHSAFMRANNLFYAYLTDLDLILLRIKAGESAKDLILETQNLLEKLKVLPGGQGLDDYALSVAGIIAMEAGQLELAKRQFTEVSLRCKYKGTRQVLAGTRFFLARIAVLQGDDSTADRILRKALRTAEIEKWEFFWDWDGETMYSLCQRALFKKIHSEWAAHLLLRWFPERLIREANTLLGSSDNTVRTHITQLIQDSVRETGLPIIHVNFLGKFSLFVNGVEIPSIQWKTKKSENLFKFLILNQPQQLKETIIEALWPESDPKSGDASLRMALTHVRKALELITAANESVILKRGMVYLNPEITIYTDYERFTAMAQNALEDRDIDNPIILANLEHTAELYQGDLLPDNIYDDWAVDMRTQLRNLYLQVLAKQVETYRRQGKFTPAIQACRQYLALEPTDEATARTTMDLLWQRGHKQQALSLYHELASILAQDFESTPTEQTNALYRKILRS